From the genome of bacterium, one region includes:
- a CDS encoding FAD-dependent oxidoreductase produces the protein MKLLIVGGVAGGAAAAARARRLDENAEIIIFERGEYISFANCGLPYYAGGVIKERNSLILQTPEHFSKRFNIDVRINSEVTGINRQDKKITVKDLIKNKEYEESYDKLLLSPGAKPVIPAFSGINPEDLYAVRTIPDIDKIKTKLKSDIKSALIVGGGFIGLEMAENIIKLNIETHLIEKLDQAAPPFDKDMAVILHRELRHNGVKLHLDEEIESIIKDKNELVIKTKSGLKIKSGMVICAIGVQPETGLFKKAGLETGAKGARVNNKMRTSDENIYAAGDVVETKNPITGEYWHVPLAWPAARQALVAVNNIFGIEDSYSGNYGASIVKVFSLTAASCGVNEKLLSKTNIKYEKVYTHPYNHAGYYPGASQLSFKIIYEKDNGRILGAQIIGRQGVDKYMDVLSLSIKHGLTMYDLSESDFCYAPQYSSAKNALNFAGMIAVNHLRGLAKLIHWEDVLDTDFLLDVRTPIEYKNGTVKNAYNIPIDDLRKRLDEIPRDKRILAFCQVGIRTHNSVRILVQNGFNAYNLSGGYKTYLNYIEAKPGTAPDIPAGG, from the coding sequence ATGAAATTACTGATAGTCGGAGGTGTAGCGGGCGGTGCTGCCGCCGCGGCAAGGGCGAGAAGGCTTGATGAAAATGCCGAAATAATTATTTTTGAGCGCGGCGAATATATCTCATTCGCGAATTGCGGCCTGCCTTATTACGCCGGCGGCGTGATAAAAGAAAGGAATTCGCTAATTCTCCAGACACCGGAGCATTTTTCAAAAAGATTTAACATTGACGTAAGAATCAACAGCGAGGTAACCGGCATAAACAGGCAGGATAAAAAAATAACTGTCAAGGACCTGATCAAAAATAAGGAATACGAGGAATCTTACGACAAACTGCTTCTCTCCCCCGGAGCGAAGCCTGTCATTCCGGCTTTCAGCGGAATTAATCCTGAAGATTTATACGCCGTCCGGACTATACCTGACATAGATAAAATTAAAACAAAGCTGAAAAGCGATATAAAAAGCGCCTTAATAGTCGGCGGAGGATTTATCGGGCTTGAAATGGCTGAAAATATTATTAAACTGAATATTGAAACTCACTTGATAGAAAAACTGGACCAGGCCGCCCCTCCTTTTGACAAAGACATGGCGGTCATCCTCCACAGGGAACTCAGGCATAACGGCGTAAAATTGCATCTGGATGAAGAAATAGAAAGCATTATTAAAGATAAAAATGAACTTGTCATTAAAACCAAATCCGGTTTAAAGATAAAATCCGGCATGGTTATTTGCGCGATAGGCGTCCAGCCTGAAACCGGTTTATTTAAAAAAGCGGGCCTTGAAACCGGCGCAAAAGGCGCGCGCGTAAACAACAAAATGCGGACCAGCGATGAAAACATTTACGCCGCGGGAGATGTCGTTGAAACAAAAAATCCCATAACCGGCGAATATTGGCATGTCCCCCTGGCATGGCCCGCCGCCCGGCAGGCCCTTGTAGCAGTTAATAATATATTCGGAATAGAAGATTCTTATTCCGGAAATTACGGCGCTTCCATAGTTAAAGTTTTTTCTTTAACGGCGGCCTCATGCGGGGTAAATGAAAAATTGCTTTCAAAAACAAACATAAAATATGAAAAAGTTTACACGCACCCTTATAATCACGCGGGTTATTATCCCGGCGCGTCGCAATTATCATTTAAAATCATTTATGAAAAAGATAACGGCAGGATACTGGGCGCGCAGATTATAGGCCGCCAGGGCGTTGATAAATATATGGATGTCCTGTCACTGTCAATAAAACATGGTTTAACAATGTATGATTTGTCAGAATCCGATTTCTGCTACGCTCCTCAATACAGCTCCGCGAAAAACGCGTTGAATTTCGCGGGAATGATCGCGGTCAATCATTTAAGAGGGCTGGCAAAACTAATTCACTGGGAAGATGTTTTAGACACGGATTTCCTGCTTGACGTCCGGACACCTATTGAATATAAAAACGGCACCGTTAAAAACGCGTATAATATTCCAATTGACGATTTAAGAAAAAGGCTTGATGAAATACCGAGAGACAAGCGTATTCTTGCGTTCTGCCAGGTTGGAATAAGGACGCATAATTCTGTAAGGATCCTTGTCCAGAACGGTTTCAACGCTTATAATTTATCCGGGGGATATAAAACATACCTGAATTATATAGAGGCAAAACCCGGCACCGCGCCGGACATTCCTGCCGGCGGCTAA
- a CDS encoding YraN family protein, with the protein MEKQQKGNFAEEEACNLLTREGYKILERNFRFKHQEIDIIALDRETLVFVEVRSRKEGQCPPEDSIGWRKKKNIIRVAQFYLKKKSLNDFSCRFDVVVILYQNGSINIKKIELIKDAFQLE; encoded by the coding sequence ATGGAAAAGCAGCAAAAAGGAAATTTCGCCGAAGAGGAGGCCTGTAACTTATTAACACGCGAAGGGTATAAAATTCTTGAAAGAAATTTCCGTTTCAAACACCAGGAAATTGATATAATAGCGTTAGACAGGGAAACACTGGTATTTGTGGAGGTCCGCAGCAGAAAAGAAGGGCAGTGCCCGCCTGAGGATTCCATTGGATGGCGGAAAAAGAAAAATATAATACGGGTAGCCCAGTTTTACCTGAAGAAAAAAAGCTTAAATGATTTTTCATGCAGATTTGATGTTGTGGTTATTTTATATCAAAATGGTTCAATTAATATTAAAAAAATTGAATTAATCAAAGATGCTTTCCAGCTTGAATGA
- the ffh gene encoding signal recognition particle protein, translated as MFENLSNRLQDVTRKLLGQNKLNEKNIEDILREIRVAFLEADVDYRVTKDFIEVIKSRALGQEVLSSVTPAQLVMKYVADELTHLMGDNVSRIKFADSLPTVIMMTGLQGTGKTTTTAKLAVHLSKNGHRPLMVGLDIYRPAAQEQLKILGESCNIPVYLEESRNCLNIAKNSLKHARENNYDCVLLDTAGRLHIDEEMMNELRELKAGLSPHEILLVVDSMTGQQAVAAAKEFNSLLGIDGVILTKLDGDARGGAALSLRSIVQRPIKFVGIGEKLDDLDSFYPDRMASRILGMGDIFTLAEKVEKIYSEDEAKKLEQKFRKNEFTLEDMREQFKNMKRLGAMEQVVKLIPGLGNKINIGAAEKNNMKAMEAILSSMTKIERLNPRILNGSRRIRIANGSGTTVQQVNQLINRYEQMKKMMKQFGKGNKFDMGGLKNMMANR; from the coding sequence ATGTTTGAAAATTTGTCAAACCGCCTGCAGGATGTTACACGTAAGCTGTTAGGCCAGAACAAACTGAATGAAAAGAACATTGAAGATATTTTAAGAGAAATCAGGGTCGCGTTTCTCGAGGCGGATGTTGATTACAGGGTGACCAAAGATTTCATAGAGGTGATAAAATCCAGGGCATTGGGGCAGGAGGTCCTTTCCAGTGTTACTCCGGCCCAGCTTGTTATGAAGTATGTCGCGGATGAATTGACCCATTTAATGGGTGATAATGTGTCGAGAATAAAATTCGCGGATAGTTTACCGACTGTTATTATGATGACAGGCCTCCAGGGAACAGGTAAAACTACTACGACAGCGAAATTAGCGGTCCATTTGTCCAAAAACGGGCACCGCCCACTTATGGTTGGACTGGATATATACCGTCCCGCGGCGCAGGAACAGCTTAAAATTTTAGGGGAATCCTGCAATATCCCGGTTTATCTGGAGGAAAGTAGAAATTGTTTAAATATCGCAAAAAATAGTTTAAAACATGCCCGTGAAAATAATTATGATTGTGTGCTGCTTGATACTGCGGGACGCCTCCATATTGATGAAGAGATGATGAATGAGTTGCGGGAATTAAAAGCAGGGCTTTCGCCCCATGAAATTCTTTTGGTAGTTGATTCTATGACCGGCCAGCAGGCGGTTGCCGCGGCGAAAGAGTTTAATTCGTTATTAGGGATTGACGGCGTGATTCTTACAAAACTTGACGGTGATGCGAGGGGAGGTGCCGCGCTTTCGCTCCGTTCCATTGTCCAGCGCCCGATTAAGTTTGTCGGTATCGGTGAAAAGCTTGATGATTTAGATTCGTTTTACCCGGACCGTATGGCCAGCCGGATTTTAGGAATGGGGGATATTTTTACGCTGGCTGAAAAAGTGGAAAAAATTTATTCTGAAGACGAGGCGAAAAAACTCGAACAGAAGTTTAGAAAAAATGAATTTACGCTGGAAGATATGAGAGAACAGTTTAAAAATATGAAAAGATTAGGCGCGATGGAACAGGTAGTTAAATTGATTCCGGGGTTAGGCAATAAAATTAACATCGGCGCGGCGGAAAAAAACAATATGAAGGCTATGGAGGCGATACTTAGTTCCATGACAAAAATAGAAAGATTAAACCCGAGGATTTTAAACGGCTCGCGCCGTATAAGGATTGCAAACGGCAGCGGGACAACGGTCCAGCAGGTAAATCAGCTGATTAACCGTTATGAACAGATGAAAAAGATGATGAAACAATTCGGCAAAGGCAATAAATTCGATATGGGTGGTTTGAAAAATATGATGGCGAATAGATAA
- the pilM gene encoding pilus assembly protein PilM, whose translation MFFLTPKDISVGLDIGSHSIKLIKIKRGKKIKIINSGNILLPGDLIRGSFVNGNIRDKKVFTEKIKELFLKTGVYDKEIAIGMPDTCGRSVFLELENVPAEREDAKELIIWKLKKEADLNLDKNFAVDYQVLEKETKDKKEFNKLFAVLVNKNILAEYEESLRQSGLKPVSVVLSSFGLVNFFNFVEKGGGSYLIINFGHQVTTLLIIKNRKLDFFRPVDTGGRDFTTRIKDHFSISWEDAESKKMKDVFFPGDIDVSKLIEMGLLDNFSSIKPAQGNLAREISASLQYYKNKAGGGAVEKIFLAGGSAEFKNINIFFKNIFNLDTFKINQTDEINFVQSKEPGCMSNYASATGLLI comes from the coding sequence ATGTTTTTTTTGACCCCAAAAGATATTTCAGTCGGGCTTGATATCGGCAGCCATAGCATTAAATTAATTAAAATAAAACGGGGCAAAAAAATAAAAATTATAAATTCCGGGAATATACTTCTGCCCGGGGATTTAATCCGGGGCAGTTTTGTTAACGGGAATATCCGTGATAAAAAAGTTTTTACGGAAAAAATAAAAGAATTATTTCTTAAGACCGGAGTATATGATAAAGAAATAGCAATCGGTATGCCTGATACCTGCGGACGGAGCGTCTTTCTGGAATTGGAGAACGTGCCGGCTGAAAGGGAAGACGCGAAAGAGCTTATTATATGGAAATTGAAGAAGGAAGCAGATCTCAATCTGGACAAAAATTTCGCGGTTGATTACCAGGTTTTGGAAAAAGAGACAAAAGACAAGAAAGAGTTTAATAAGCTTTTTGCGGTGCTGGTTAATAAGAATATTCTGGCAGAGTATGAAGAATCATTAAGGCAGTCCGGATTAAAACCTGTTTCAGTAGTTTTAAGCTCTTTTGGGCTGGTTAATTTTTTTAATTTTGTTGAAAAAGGCGGCGGTAGTTATCTTATAATAAATTTTGGCCACCAGGTAACGACTTTATTAATTATAAAAAACCGGAAACTTGATTTTTTCCGCCCGGTTGATACAGGCGGGAGAGATTTTACAACAAGGATTAAAGACCATTTTTCGATAAGCTGGGAGGACGCGGAAAGTAAAAAAATGAAAGATGTGTTTTTCCCCGGAGACATTGATGTTTCCAAATTAATAGAAATGGGTTTGCTTGACAATTTCAGCTCGATTAAACCGGCGCAGGGAAATCTTGCGAGGGAAATATCCGCGTCTTTGCAATACTATAAAAATAAGGCAGGCGGAGGCGCGGTAGAAAAGATTTTTCTGGCAGGCGGGAGCGCGGAATTTAAAAATATTAATATATTTTTTAAAAATATTTTTAATCTGGATACTTTTAAGATTAATCAGACAGACGAAATAAATTTTGTGCAAAGTAAAGAACCAGGCTGTATGTCAAATTATGCTTCGGCCACCGGGTTATTGATATAG
- the pilO gene encoding type 4a pilus biogenesis protein PilO, with protein MENLRQPLKVLVIGFITAIGLNIVFYWFVIRQKKTVVNHKESEYFELRDNLFGARKRIKNEKYFKDNFSKTESDLQKFDLILPRYEEITRLIRELPNIAEKTGVKVSGVKYQLIKDEGYNRLSFSLPVEGSYSEIRRFIYEIETMRKVIWIERLAIKTSYSMREELSIQLTMSTYFL; from the coding sequence ATGGAAAATTTAAGGCAGCCGCTAAAGGTTTTAGTAATAGGTTTTATCACGGCAATAGGTTTAAATATTGTATTTTACTGGTTTGTAATACGGCAGAAAAAAACGGTGGTAAATCACAAAGAATCAGAGTATTTTGAGTTAAGAGACAACCTGTTTGGAGCAAGGAAAAGAATAAAAAATGAAAAATATTTTAAAGATAATTTTAGTAAAACTGAAAGCGACCTGCAAAAATTTGATTTAATACTTCCCCGTTATGAGGAAATTACAAGATTAATCAGGGAACTGCCCAATATAGCGGAAAAAACAGGGGTTAAAGTAAGCGGTGTAAAATATCAGCTTATAAAAGATGAAGGTTATAACCGTCTTTCTTTTTCTCTGCCCGTGGAAGGAAGTTATTCCGAAATAAGAAGGTTTATCTATGAAATAGAAACAATGAGAAAAGTCATCTGGATTGAACGTTTGGCGATTAAAACGTCGTATTCCATGCGCGAGGAGTTATCAATACAATTAACGATGTCTACTTATTTTTTATGA
- the trmD gene encoding tRNA (guanosine(37)-N1)-methyltransferase TrmD has product MIHFEILTIFPDMFKNVLGESIIKRAQEKRLVKIDVHNIRDYSKDKHKTVDDYPYGGGPGMIMKVEPIYECLKAVKYKRKDTWVVLLSPRGKRLDVRSVKGLSRKKRLILICGHYEGIDERVKEFIDEEISIGDFILTGGELPAMVLIDSVVRFVPGVLGSEDSVKNESFSDGLLEYPQYTRPREFRKMRVPDVLLSGNHKEIESWRKKQSIRETLKKRKDLFTK; this is encoded by the coding sequence ATGATCCATTTTGAAATATTGACGATTTTCCCTGATATGTTTAAAAATGTTCTCGGGGAGAGTATAATTAAAAGGGCGCAGGAAAAACGCCTGGTTAAGATTGATGTTCATAACATAAGGGATTATTCTAAAGATAAACACAAAACGGTTGATGATTATCCTTATGGCGGCGGCCCCGGAATGATTATGAAGGTTGAACCCATCTATGAATGTTTGAAAGCGGTTAAGTATAAAAGAAAAGATACATGGGTGGTTTTATTGAGTCCCAGGGGGAAAAGGCTTGATGTCCGATCAGTAAAAGGTTTAAGCAGGAAAAAACGGTTAATTTTGATATGCGGCCATTATGAAGGAATTGACGAGAGAGTAAAAGAATTTATTGATGAAGAGATTTCAATCGGAGATTTTATTCTCACAGGCGGCGAATTGCCCGCGATGGTTTTAATCGATTCGGTTGTGCGGTTTGTCCCGGGAGTGCTTGGAAGCGAAGATTCCGTAAAAAATGAATCTTTTAGCGATGGGTTACTGGAATATCCCCAATATACAAGGCCCCGGGAATTCAGGAAAATGCGGGTCCCGGATGTTCTTTTATCGGGTAACCATAAGGAGATAGAATCATGGAGGAAAAAGCAGAGTATACGGGAAACTTTGAAGAAAAGGAAAGATCTATTCACAAAGTGA
- a CDS encoding zeta toxin family protein gives MKEIHIIAGPNGSGKTTVGVELIKGYGLPFLNADDIAYELSENGSVEKVRIKAGKIFLKEIKKYAGEGKSFAIETTLAGKYITRVIELLKKSGYKIILNYIFVDNPEIAINRIKIRVRKGGHFISNEDVIRRFSRSKKNFWNIYKKTADNWSLFYNGEDKFIQVATGEGENYKIVDDESFDLFKEDLK, from the coding sequence ATGAAAGAAATCCATATTATTGCAGGGCCAAATGGCAGTGGAAAAACAACAGTTGGGGTAGAATTAATAAAAGGATATGGTTTGCCTTTTTTGAATGCGGATGATATCGCTTATGAATTGTCAGAAAACGGCTCAGTAGAAAAAGTAAGAATTAAAGCAGGAAAGATATTTTTAAAAGAAATAAAAAAATATGCTGGTGAAGGTAAATCTTTTGCTATTGAAACCACTTTGGCGGGTAAATATATTACAAGAGTTATAGAGTTGTTAAAAAAAAGCGGTTATAAAATTATTTTAAATTATATTTTTGTGGATAACCCTGAAATTGCCATTAACAGGATAAAGATCAGAGTGCGTAAAGGCGGGCATTTTATTTCGAATGAAGACGTAATAAGAAGATTTTCGCGAAGCAAGAAAAATTTTTGGAATATTTACAAGAAAACAGCAGATAACTGGAGTTTATTTTACAATGGTGAAGATAAATTCATTCAAGTTGCCACAGGAGAAGGTGAAAATTATAAAATTGTTGACGATGAGTCTTTTGACTTATTTAAAGAGGATTTAAAATGA
- a CDS encoding fumarylacetoacetate hydrolase family protein produces MKIARFDKNKKIYYGEVLNGKIKVIKGDIFNKYNFTDEEFSLDEVKILSPVFPGKVVCAGLNYADHAKEMNLKTPDEPVIFIKPATAVIGPGDNIIYPASVSQLDYEAELAVVIKNKIKDITPSESKKNILGYTCLNDVTARDLQRKDGQWTRAKSFDTFCPTGPYIVNDIDPDNLSIKLYLNDKIKQNSNTKNFIFKVDFMVSFISRIMTLFPGDIISTGTPSGIGPMKANDTVIVEIEGIGSLKNSVKGKTR; encoded by the coding sequence ATGAAAATTGCGCGTTTTGATAAAAACAAAAAAATATATTACGGTGAAGTATTAAATGGCAAAATAAAAGTTATTAAAGGTGATATTTTTAACAAATATAATTTTACTGATGAAGAATTTAGTCTTGATGAAGTGAAAATATTGTCCCCTGTGTTTCCAGGCAAGGTTGTATGCGCGGGATTAAATTACGCGGATCACGCGAAGGAAATGAATCTTAAAACGCCTGATGAGCCTGTTATTTTTATAAAACCGGCCACCGCTGTTATAGGGCCTGGTGATAATATTATTTATCCTGCTTCCGTCAGCCAGCTTGATTACGAGGCTGAACTCGCGGTTGTCATTAAAAACAAAATAAAGGACATAACGCCTTCGGAATCAAAGAAAAATATACTCGGATACACCTGCCTGAATGATGTCACGGCCCGCGACCTGCAGAGAAAAGACGGCCAGTGGACGAGGGCAAAATCTTTCGACACGTTTTGCCCGACAGGGCCGTATATCGTTAACGATATTGACCCTGATAATTTATCGATAAAACTTTATCTGAATGATAAAATAAAGCAGAATTCCAATACTAAAAATTTTATCTTTAAAGTTGATTTTATGGTTTCTTTTATCTCTCGTATTATGACTTTGTTTCCGGGAGATATTATTTCAACCGGGACCCCGTCAGGTATAGGCCCGATGAAGGCGAATGACACTGTAATAGTTGAAATCGAAGGAATCGGCTCTTTAAAAAACAGCGTAAAAGGAAAAACCCGATGA
- a CDS encoding PilN domain-containing protein, giving the protein MHLEINLSQHRYEKKSVIVIFYAGIFFLISGAVFYNYKLVYNYEKQLTVLNERNSNLNKELEKTGRIINEKGLSEKDLKALSKKVNYVNTLIEKQEFSWTGLIYHLEERTPDEISITEIIPSFAENNIKIIGLAKTIDDIVKFVDNLQLSGYFKDVFLSEHSNVEIEENDLVRFVITAKYNKE; this is encoded by the coding sequence ATGCATTTGGAAATAAATTTATCCCAGCACCGGTATGAGAAAAAGTCAGTTATTGTTATTTTTTATGCCGGGATTTTTTTCCTGATATCAGGCGCGGTATTTTATAACTATAAATTGGTCTATAATTATGAAAAGCAATTAACTGTTTTGAATGAAAGAAATTCTAATTTGAATAAAGAATTGGAAAAAACAGGGCGGATAATTAATGAAAAGGGGCTGTCAGAAAAAGATTTAAAAGCTTTATCAAAAAAAGTGAATTATGTTAACACCTTAATAGAAAAACAGGAATTTTCATGGACAGGGCTTATTTATCATCTTGAAGAGCGCACCCCTGATGAAATAAGTATTACTGAAATAATACCTTCTTTTGCCGAAAATAACATCAAGATTATCGGTTTGGCAAAGACAATTGACGATATCGTGAAATTTGTTGATAACCTTCAATTATCCGGTTATTTTAAAGATGTATTTTTATCAGAGCACAGTAACGTGGAAATTGAAGAAAACGATTTGGTGAGGTTTGTTATAACAGCCAAATATAACAAGGAATAA
- the ylxM gene encoding YlxM family DNA-binding protein: MKALDKQVRNSLLFDFYGNLLTKKQQKAANLYFNCDLNLSEIAEKLKVTRQAVYFSIKNITKDLEKYESSLKLYHNKFSKMKRKKNV; encoded by the coding sequence ATGAAAGCTTTAGATAAACAAGTCCGCAACAGCCTGCTGTTTGATTTTTACGGTAATCTTTTAACTAAAAAACAACAGAAGGCGGCAAATCTTTATTTTAATTGCGATTTAAATCTTTCTGAGATTGCGGAAAAATTAAAAGTGACAAGACAGGCAGTCTACTTCAGCATAAAAAACATAACGAAGGATTTGGAAAAATACGAATCCAGTTTGAAGCTTTATCATAATAAGTTCAGCAAAATGAAAAGGAAGAAAAATGTTTGA
- a CDS encoding ribonuclease HII produces MKNNLFYEKLVWSKGCNFIAGVDEVGRGPLAGPVVACALILPKEFYLEEIDDSKKLSPRKREELFDIIKNKALTLGLGRVDENVVDRINVRQACFLAMKKAIKSLEIKPGCLLVDGEKIPQIGIPQIPVIRGDSLSFTISSASIIAKVTRDRLMDEYHKLWPEYNFINHKGYGTKEHLLSLKKHGPCPIHRRSYQPVKETVEREM; encoded by the coding sequence TTGAAAAATAATCTCTTTTATGAAAAATTAGTCTGGTCAAAAGGCTGTAATTTTATTGCCGGTGTCGATGAAGTCGGGCGCGGCCCGTTAGCCGGGCCTGTTGTCGCGTGCGCTTTAATACTTCCGAAGGAATTCTATCTGGAAGAAATTGATGATTCCAAAAAGCTTTCTCCCCGTAAAAGGGAGGAATTGTTTGACATAATTAAAAACAAAGCCCTGACTTTAGGTTTAGGCAGGGTGGATGAAAATGTGGTAGACCGGATAAATGTCAGACAGGCGTGTTTTTTGGCAATGAAGAAGGCGATAAAAAGCCTTGAAATAAAGCCCGGCTGCCTTTTGGTAGATGGAGAAAAAATACCGCAAATAGGCATTCCCCAAATCCCCGTAATCAGGGGGGATTCTCTTTCATTTACAATATCCTCCGCTTCAATAATAGCAAAAGTAACCAGGGACAGGCTGATGGATGAATATCATAAGCTCTGGCCTGAATATAATTTTATAAACCACAAAGGCTACGGAACAAAGGAACACCTTTTATCATTAAAAAAACATGGCCCGTGCCCGATTCACAGGAGAAGTTACCAGCCTGTGAAGGAAACGGTGGAACGTGAAATGTAA
- a CDS encoding ATPase, T2SS/T4P/T4SS family, producing the protein MEDKNSRWIKHLLDIKAISSDGLETALKEQEKTGGRLGEILVINNLIDKKKLEKSIFGIYSGRNVGEILVEDGVISQTQLEKALTKQKNGKGQLTEILLEENLVNDEQVAKALAKQQGLEYISLENFFVDKGLFKEITVEKMRDYLFIPYKKEGNVLTIAVSDPANLVLLDELKILLGTQIKLVVSTERAIKNILENFENKSNVLQEMAEDLGMHIIKEDGEEEKKEENITELEDKNNPVIKMVDSIINNAIRKRASDIHVEAREEDISVKYRIDGVLYPAMEKMAKKFHEVIVSRIKIMSELNIAEKRIPQDGRFKIRYEGRNIDFRVSVIPGNFGENVVIRILDKIALDLDLTSLGFDPEELERFKKEIIKPYGMILVTGPTGSGKTTTLYAAISAIYTPEEKIITIEDPIEYQLSGVTQVPVNEKKGLTFARGLRSILRHDPDKIMVGEIRDPETAQIAVQSALTGHLVFSTIHANNVVDVITRLINMGIEPYNFVSALNCMIAQRLVRSICRHCKVSIKIPEKELLDSGIDLTYAAGRKFYKGKGCEHCNWTGYFGRKAIFELIHLSDNIKEMILEKKPFSEIKLKAKEEGMVFLREAALKKVFDGETTLKEVNRVTFVE; encoded by the coding sequence ATGGAAGACAAAAATTCCAGGTGGATTAAGCATTTATTGGATATTAAAGCAATTTCCAGTGACGGTCTTGAGACAGCTTTAAAAGAGCAGGAGAAGACAGGAGGGAGATTGGGCGAGATTCTGGTTATAAATAATCTTATCGACAAGAAAAAACTGGAAAAATCTATTTTTGGAATATACTCAGGCAGAAATGTAGGGGAAATATTAGTTGAAGACGGAGTAATTTCCCAAACTCAACTGGAAAAGGCTTTGACGAAACAAAAAAACGGGAAAGGACAGTTGACGGAAATTTTACTGGAAGAAAACTTGGTTAACGATGAACAGGTGGCAAAAGCGCTGGCAAAACAACAAGGTTTGGAATATATTTCCCTGGAAAATTTTTTTGTTGATAAAGGGCTGTTTAAAGAAATTACAGTGGAGAAAATGCGGGATTATTTATTTATTCCATACAAAAAAGAAGGCAATGTTTTAACTATCGCGGTTTCTGACCCGGCTAATCTTGTATTGCTTGATGAATTGAAAATATTGCTGGGTACGCAGATAAAACTTGTGGTCAGCACGGAAAGGGCGATTAAAAATATTTTAGAGAATTTTGAAAATAAATCCAATGTCCTGCAGGAAATGGCGGAAGATTTAGGGATGCATATAATAAAAGAAGACGGGGAAGAAGAAAAAAAAGAGGAAAATATTACAGAATTGGAAGATAAAAACAATCCTGTAATTAAAATGGTTGATTCCATTATTAATAATGCTATCAGAAAGAGGGCAAGCGACATCCATGTTGAAGCGAGAGAGGAAGATATAAGCGTGAAATACAGGATAGACGGAGTGCTTTACCCGGCGATGGAAAAAATGGCCAAGAAATTCCATGAAGTGATAGTTTCAAGAATTAAGATAATGTCAGAATTGAATATCGCGGAAAAAAGGATTCCCCAGGACGGGCGTTTTAAAATCAGATATGAAGGGCGAAACATTGATTTCCGGGTTTCGGTTATTCCCGGTAATTTTGGAGAAAATGTGGTTATCCGCATATTGGATAAAATAGCGCTGGACCTGGATTTAACAAGCCTTGGGTTTGACCCTGAAGAATTGGAAAGATTCAAGAAAGAAATAATAAAACCCTATGGCATGATACTGGTTACCGGGCCCACCGGGAGCGGAAAAACCACGACCCTTTACGCGGCAATTTCCGCGATATATACGCCGGAGGAAAAGATAATTACTATTGAAGACCCCATTGAATACCAGTTATCAGGAGTAACACAGGTTCCTGTTAATGAAAAAAAGGGGCTTACCTTTGCGAGAGGACTGCGTTCTATTTTGAGGCATGACCCGGACAAAATAATGGTTGGAGAAATCCGTGACCCTGAGACAGCCCAGATTGCGGTCCAATCAGCGTTAACCGGTCACCTGGTATTCAGCACAATACACGCGAATAACGTTGTTGATGTTATTACGCGGCTGATTAACATGGGGATAGAGCCGTATAATTTTGTTTCCGCGCTGAATTGTATGATTGCACAAAGGCTTGTAAGGAGCATTTGCCGCCATTGTAAAGTTTCTATTAAGATTCCGGAAAAGGAACTGCTGGATTCGGGGATTGATTTAACTTATGCGGCAGGCAGGAAATTCTATAAGGGAAAAGGCTGTGAACATTGCAATTGGACAGGTTATTTCGGAAGAAAGGCCATTTTTGAATTGATACATCTTTCCGATAATATTAAAGAAATGATTTTAGAAAAAAAGCCGTTTTCAGAGATAAAACTTAAGGCGAAAGAGGAAGGCATGGTCTTCCTGCGCGAAGCGGCATTAAAGAAAGTGTTTGACGGAGAAACCACGCTCAAAGAGGTTAACAGGGTGACGTTTGTGGAGTAA
- the rpsP gene encoding 30S ribosomal protein S16, producing MAVKIRLKRMGTRNRPFFRVVAAESTRALGGKFIEELGYYNPLTNPADIKLNIDRINYWIGVGAKPSDTVKNLLLKNKPR from the coding sequence TTGGCGGTAAAGATTAGACTAAAACGAATGGGTACTAGGAACAGGCCGTTTTTTCGTGTTGTGGCGGCGGAATCTACCAGGGCGTTAGGCGGTAAATTTATTGAAGAACTTGGTTATTATAATCCTTTGACAAATCCTGCGGATATTAAGCTTAATATCGACCGGATAAATTATTGGATTGGCGTCGGAGCAAAGCCCTCGGATACGGTAAAAAATTTATTATTAAAAAACAAGCCCCGTTAA